AGCATTCCGCAAAGGAGGAGTCCCTCATGTCCACCGCAATTTCTATCTTTGATACAACGCTGCGAGACGGTACTCAAGGAGAAGGAATTAGCTTGTCTGCTGACGACAAATTGAAAATCGCCAAAAAACTTGATGATCTCGGTGTTCATTATATTGAAGGCGGGATTCCCGGGAGCAACAGCAAGGATATCGAATTTTTCAAACGGGTACAAGAGCTAGGACTTCAGGCCAAAATTGTCGCCTTCGGCAGCACGCGCCGCAAGAATAGCATCGCAGCACAGGATGTCAATCTGCAGCGGATTCTGGAATCCGGCGCCCAGGCTGCTACGCTGGTAGGTAAATCATGGGACTTCCATGTAGACACCGCTTTGCAGACGACATTGGAGGAAAATTTGTCCATGATTTATGATTCCATTGCCTTTTTAAAGCAAGGAGGCATGGAGGTTATTTTTGATGCCGAGCATTTTTTTGACGGCTATAAAAACAACCCGGAATACGCACTCGCCGTTTTGAAAAAAGCAGAAGAAGCAGGCGCGGACTGGCTCGTGATGTGCGATACAAACGGTGGCACCATGCCGCATGAAGTACAGGAAATTGTCACTACGTTGCATAGTCAATTGACAAGATCGCAATTGGGTATTCATACACACAATGACTGTGAATTGGCAGTAGCCAACACGCTTAGCGCAGTTCAGGCAGGTGCAAGACAGGTTCAAGGCACCCTTAACGGATATGGCGAGAGATGCGGTAATGCCAACCTATGCTCCGTCATTCCAAATTTGCAACTCAAGCTCGGCTACGATTGTCTGGGTGATGACAAGCTGAAGCAACTCTATAATACAGCCCGCTTTGTTAGCGAGGTGGCCAACGTCAATATGTCTGTGAACCAGCCTTATGTCGGCAATGCAGCCTTTGCCCATAAGGGCGGCATCCATGTGTCAGCTATTTTGCGCGATTCGCGAACTTACGAGCACATCGTTCCTGAGCTGGTGGGCAACAAACAGCGGGTATTGGTCTCCGAATTGGCAGGACAAAGCAATGTTGTGTCCAAGGCGCAGGAGCTGGGCATCACCCTTGATCCGTCCAGTGATGAAGCGCGTGGCGTCATTAGCCGCATCAAGGAGCTGGAGCATCAGGGCTACCAGTTTGAAGGAGCCGATGCTTCGCTGGAATTGCTCATTC
This DNA window, taken from Paenibacillus kribbensis, encodes the following:
- the cimA gene encoding citramalate synthase produces the protein MSTAISIFDTTLRDGTQGEGISLSADDKLKIAKKLDDLGVHYIEGGIPGSNSKDIEFFKRVQELGLQAKIVAFGSTRRKNSIAAQDVNLQRILESGAQAATLVGKSWDFHVDTALQTTLEENLSMIYDSIAFLKQGGMEVIFDAEHFFDGYKNNPEYALAVLKKAEEAGADWLVMCDTNGGTMPHEVQEIVTTLHSQLTRSQLGIHTHNDCELAVANTLSAVQAGARQVQGTLNGYGERCGNANLCSVIPNLQLKLGYDCLGDDKLKQLYNTARFVSEVANVNMSVNQPYVGNAAFAHKGGIHVSAILRDSRTYEHIVPELVGNKQRVLVSELAGQSNVVSKAQELGITLDPSSDEARGVISRIKELEHQGYQFEGADASLELLIREAGGQVKEMFSFESFKVLVEKTAGRPVVSEAFLKLNVAGTSVYTAAEGNGPVNALDNALRKALSQYFPALRDMHLADYKVRVLDEKDATAAKVRVLIESKNYEDVWSNVGVSENVIEASWEALLDSFRYALLEAPIPKNEQADLTHQGLINH